Below is a window of Synechococcus sp. PCC 7335 DNA.
ATCACACAGCTTGAAGTAGGCATCGGTGTCCATATCCTCATCTGGCAGACTCCATATTTGTCCGTTAGGCGTCACATTTCTATCTGGAATGCCGTCATCGTGCGCAGTCCAGTTAACAATCTCAGCCTCGATACCCAGTTCTGGATTGTCTGCGGGCAGTGGCGTCATCTCGCAGATCAGGTCTTCGGGTTCTAGTATCAAGCAGGCATTTGCGCCATGGCCACCCGCCCAGGTTTGACAATAACCAGCAGGTTCATAGGTGCATTGGAAAACCAGTAGTGTTCTACCGGGTTTACCTAGGTCGAGGCGCTCTGGATGATGAACTAGCTGAATGAGCAGTGTTTGGCTTCTACCGCAGTCACTACAGATGGGGTACTGCTGTGGAGGAAGCCCCCAAGGAAGTCCACCTACTTTTTCTTTCAATTCTGTTTGCGGCGGCAGATCTGCGCTGAGTTTGAATGTAGGCGTGAAGTACTTCATTCTCTAGTACTGATAGGAGAGATAGTTATGGAGCGGACACAGCTGACAAAAAACTAATTAGTACAAAACTACCATAGATTCACGACAGGGTTCTTGACACTGTGAATTCCGCTTAGAAACTATGTTTTTAAACGCAAAGAAACTTGTCTAGAAACCAAAGCTCAGTAAGTCCCTCCCGCTTATCTTTCTTAGCTGGTTGTTCTAATGCTTATTCGCAGCTCATAGACTGGACTGAGAACAATGGGAAGAGCATAAGAGAGCGCTAGACGACAACTACACAGCTCGTTTGATAATACCTGCTAGTCTCTGACTGCCAACGACTAGCGCACCTGCTACAATTCCCCAAAAGGCCGACCCAACGTTTAATAACGTCATACCCGAGGCAGTTACCAAGAAAGTGACTAAGGCCGCTTCTCTGTCCTTCTCTTCAGATAGGGCGATCGCTAAGCTTTTACCAATCGTACTGAGCAGCGCAAGTCCTGCAATCGCTAGCACTAGCTCTTCTGGTAGCGCGGAGAACAAGCCTGCAACGGTCGCACCGAATAGACCCACAACAATATAGAAGATACCCGCTGCTATCGCGGCAACGTATCGCTTATCTGGGTTTTCATGTGCTTCCTTTCCCATCGTAATCGCCGCTGTGATCGCCGCAAGATTGATAGCGAACGCACCGAATGGCGCAAGCAATAGCGTCGCTACACCTGTCCAGCCAATCAGCGGTGAGATCGGCGTGTTGTAGCCAAATGCCCTGATTGTCGCAACCCCCGGTACGTTCTGAGAGGCCATTGTGACAACGAACAACGGTAGACCAATCCCAACGATGGCGGCGAGCGAGAACTGAGGCATCGTGAATATAGGCTGTGCCAATTGCCACTGCATATTTTCTAAGGTGAGCAATCCTTGAGCACCTGCAATCATCACTCCAACTGTCAACGCCGCTAAGACGGTATAGCGAGGAACCACTTGACGAACGAGAAGGTAAACGCAGAACATGACAAACGTCATCACAAACTGCGTCTGCATCGCAGCGAACACGTTCAGGCCGAAACGGAGTAGGACGCCGCCTAACATCGCAGAGGCTAGCGGTAGTGGAATGGCGTTCATGACTCGCTCAAACCAACCCGTGAAGCCGCAGATAGCGATCAGCACTGCGCAGACAAGGAACGCACCAATCCCTTCAGACATGGAAACGCCCGCAGCGGCAGGAA
It encodes the following:
- a CDS encoding benzoate/H(+) symporter BenE family transporter, yielding MTLAKDFSLSAVTAGFVSVLVGFTSAGVIVFQAAQALGATPVEIGSWIWSLGLGMGLTSILLSWRYKMPVVTAWSTPGAALIIPAAAGVSMSEGIGAFLVCAVLIAICGFTGWFERVMNAIPLPLASAMLGGVLLRFGLNVFAAMQTQFVMTFVMFCVYLLVRQVVPRYTVLAALTVGVMIAGAQGLLTLENMQWQLAQPIFTMPQFSLAAIVGIGLPLFVVTMASQNVPGVATIRAFGYNTPISPLIGWTGVATLLLAPFGAFAINLAAITAAITMGKEAHENPDKRYVAAIAAGIFYIVVGLFGATVAGLFSALPEELVLAIAGLALLSTIGKSLAIALSEEKDREAALVTFLVTASGMTLLNVGSAFWGIVAGALVVGSQRLAGIIKRAV